Part of the Lolium rigidum isolate FL_2022 chromosome 6, APGP_CSIRO_Lrig_0.1, whole genome shotgun sequence genome, TCTTTGCGAAACATAGTGtgtgaacatagaatgtcaagatgtacactcAGAATTTCCTTATAAATTTTTtagacaccctggcgcggccagagggggggccgcgcccccctagtgtgtgggcccaccaggccccctccgaggctgcccttccgcctacttaaagcctctgtcgcgaaaaccctaccaagttcgacgaaaccagagaaaacctttcagagccgccgccatcgcgaagccaagatatgggggacaggagtctctgtaccggcacgccgccgggacggggaagtgcccccggaaggctcctccatcgacaccaccgccatctccatcaacgctgctgtctcccatgaggagggagtagttctccatcgaggctcggggctgtaccggtagctatgtggttaatctctctcctatgtgcttcaatacaataatctcatgagctgccttacatgattgatattcatatgatgatgcttgtaatctagatgtcattatacttatgtgatctccggagactccttgttccacgtgtgtaaaggtgacagtgtgtgcaccgtgtgggtctcttaggctatatttcacagaatttattcactgttatgaatggcatagtgaagtgcttatttatatctctttatgattgcaatgtgttttgtatcacaatatatctgtgtgctactctagtgatgttattaaagtagtttattcctcctgcacggtgtaatggtgacagtgtgtgcatcgtgtagtactctagtgatgttattaaagtagtacaATGAAGACGTGTTGGTCCAATTTTAGAAAGATACACCACACATAATCTACGAACTTACACTTACACGTGGTTAGGTTATTTGTGGTAGAACCAGCTCACCCAGGTTTGTATTTTTGACTTGGCATGAGTGCTCGCATTTACCTAAATTTACATGATTTATCCCTTAACAGCAAGATATTTGCGGTGATTTCGTCATTTTTAAGATCTGCCAAAGGTGGATGTGCTTATGTGCTTTCATAGATGCGCGTGTTTATGAGAGGGGTTACCACCACTAAATTATTACTTTTTGGTAAATTACTGTCGCTAAATAAATTTACCTCCCCGattcatctctactacttataaaggcacgaagtgccgtagGAAAATCAAATCTTAACCATCCATGTGACTCCATCAAACGGACAGAGACGCCCCATTCTCCCCACCCCCGTACCCGGTCTCCACACCCGGTTTTCACGCCTCCTTCAAACAGTCCGCCCGCAGGCCTGCCTTCATCGCACACACGCCCTGCCCTGTACTTCCGCCGCACGATCAACGTCGACTGCGACGATGAAGCAGCCACAACCGTCGCCAACGAAACCTCCAAAGTTGTTACGCCACCGACTCccaggcccagcccctggcccgtCCGTTGtcatcaccaccacctccacctcaagcGATCTGACCGTACGTGGAGGCCCTACCGCGTGGCGGCGGCATGGCCGGGAGGAAGGGCCTTGCTGAGATCGGGCAGACTACGGCGCCCGTGTTGCCGCGCTGCTCGAGGGCCCCATATGTGAGCTCACCGACGGCACCAATAGCCTCTCAGCATCGCAGTCTCCCGGACAAGATTTATTGGCCGTGCCATTCAGGTGTGGCCAACACGCAGGCGTCGTGGCCGTGGATTATCCGAGGCAGGGACTCCCGGTCCCAATTCCACCTTTGCTTCGTTTATCAAGCAGCGCAGGTGAGGCACACACAAGCCCTCGCTTCTAATTCGATCTCATGCGGTTGAAACGATCCTTGGCCCTGACTTGCTCTATATATTCTGACCTGCAAGCAATGCCGTAGATGCCCTGTTGTCACCGTGCCCCGAATCGCTGCCGCCTGCAACATGCTTGTGACTTCTATCACCGGACCCCAAAACATAGCGCAAATGCATTGCTGTTGCCACGGCCAAGCTCCTCAGGCCATTCTTCGGACGGAGCTGCTGTTATTCCTCTACTGAAATTTGCTGTATCCTTCATGAGTATAGGCTATAGCTAAAGGAACAGTAAGTTCTTATATTGAGTTCAACTAAGCACCACTGCACCAGCGGGACTGTAGAAGTTCAGCTCACCTTTCAAGAGGTCTCTGAATTTTTGGAGTACCTATATTCTGAACTGTTGATTGATATAAGCAAAGAAGTGACATATGGTCTACAATTGTACGTCTCATGAAATATTAGATATTTTCTGATTTGCTGCTGCTGGTTAAGAGGGAGGAGTAGGAGACGGAGAACTTCACCTTCAGAAATTTAATAGTTCTGCTTTATTTCAATATTCTATCGTTGTTTACTATTTTTCTCGATGGGATTATCTACTTATTATATTTTTCTTCTACTTTTCAGAAATTATGCTTGGATTCATCAGTTTGCCTGGTATGATAAAATATCTGTATTGCTTTGTTGTGTTCTGATCCAGCTTGTTCAATTACATGTGTGGACTTAGAAAATCTAATATTACCTCTCAAATCCTATCCTTACACATAGCAATAGGGTAGACTATGAGTTGATGATCGGAATCGGTGGTTGACTGGTAGTAGACGCATGTCACACATACAGAGGTGGGCTAGGGTTACTGATAGAAGGCGACTAAGCACCACTATTGCTGACTTTTCAGTTTTCTATTATTTTTCTCTTTGTAATTCATGTGTTCACTGGGGCAAGAAATCAATATGCACAGCTTATGCAAAACATTGAGCAGCGATAATTAAGACATGAGGTAGCAGCCTTGCAGCATGATTGTCGGGTTATCAAGGTTGAAGCATGAGGCGTCGACGCGACGTCATATACTGAGCCATCAGGCAGTCCCAAACTCAAATAAAACTCACACATTTTGTTTCCTTGGCATCTGTACTACAAGATAGTGATCTTGGTGTTGGAAGACCATTATTGTTGTGGTCTTCTTTGTACGGGTTCTACAAATGGATTGAAAATGTTTTCATGTATAAATTATATTTTCATGCTCTTTTTAAGGCATAATTACAAGCTTCTAATTTGTGTTTGATAAAGACTTTAGGATACGTGCGTTGCACGGGCACACTTACTAGTATACATAGTCCGGATCTCATCCCAGAACGATCTCATTGTACAGTACAAGTAGTAGCCGTCCCACCCATATGTTGGGGTTGAATCTGTTGGCGGGGAACGTGCGATTGGGTTAGAATTAGGTCGAGCCGGCGGCATGGCTGGGCAGGAGAAGCGGCTGTCGCCGCCAACGCCGGCGGTGAACGGCGAGCACGGCGCCAAGAAGGCGAGGGCGCAGGCCCTGGTGCCCGTGGTGAAGCAGGAGCCGCGACAGGGGGTGGAGCGCGAGGAAGGGGAGGTGGCCAATGCAGCGGCGGCCGTGGCCATGGCGGCGTCCACGGAAGCCCTGGTGGCGTTGGCGCCGGGGCCGCCGGCGCTGATCGACGTGAGGTTCGAGGTGGCGCTGCTCCACTGCAAGGTCTGCCTGCTCCCTCTCAAGCCGCCCGTGTTCAAGGTAAGCATCGTAGATTTGTTCGCGACTTAAACGGAGAAATAAAAGCTTGGCCCTTTTTCCGATCTTGAATCGGTTCGCTTCTTGTGTTTGTGATGGCGTACGGCAGTGCGAGTCCGGGCACGTGCTGTGCTGCTACTGCCGCGGCGGCCACGTCGAGGTGTGCGGCCGCGCGGACATCCACTGCGGCGGGATGGACGCCTTCATCTGCGCCGCCAAGGTGCCCTGCTCCTACAAGGGCTTCGGCTGCGAGCAGTACGTCGTGTACCACCAGGCCGAGCAGCACAAGCGCGCGTGCCAGCACGCGCCCTGCCTGTGCCCGGAGCTCGGGTGCGGCTTCCTGGGCACCCCGCCGGCGCTCATCGACCACTTCGCCGCCGTCCACTCCCGGCCAATCATCGCCGTCCGCTACGGCCGGCCCTGGAACCTGAGCCTGCCGCTGGCGCAGCGCTGGCACGTCGTGGTCGGGCAGGAGAACCAGAGCGTGTTCCTGGTCACCCTGGGCGAGCTCGGCGCCGCGGCCACGGCCGTGTCGCTGGTGTGCGTCAGggccgacggcgccgccgccgccaccggggcGCCCCAGTTCTGGTGCAAGCTCTCGGTGGAGCACCCCGGCGGCGACAAGGACAAGGTGGTCCTGATGGCATCGGCGGTGGGCAGCAGCACGCTCTCCAGCGGCGCGCCGGTGCCGGGGCAGGGCATGTTCCTGGCGGTGCCCCAGGAGCTCATGTCGGTCGACACTCTCGCCATCAGCGTCCGCATTGATCAGGTTCAGCCcgttgttgatgctgctgccgcggccaaggcaattccaccaccaccggccAGGACAACGAGGAGATTCCATTGAATACTTATGGTCGTCGACTCGTCGTGATACTTTTGCAGTCATATGACCGGTCATCACTCATCAGTCTCTGTTTTGTACTTTTGTTGGCTACTGAGCTATGTTAAGCTGGACTCATGTTTACAGTAGCTAAACTGTTATGTTCTCAGACTGGCTACTTGATACTACTTAATAGTGATCTCGAGAAAGCAAATGTGATTCCAGAAAGCAcacctttgattttttttttgagcaaccacatatttcattaatccaAAACCAAGTTACACAAAGCAAcatatgtggaaactaaaagacaaaccgggataaaataattatcctgaatttgcagataaaatcctaaaagatcgagaaatacaaaacgatccttagagtttcctgcaaccaccatagccagcggccgccgtctAAATCTATCGacgccgagacgaacgcaagaagagacgccgagcctccaccattgcaagatccgaaaaagcaccatcgccaaagaggctttgtgagtcgatgaacaggcccgctgcaagcagcgaggcacatgtcgctgtggcacgtcgaccgggggacgtccccgtgctgtcttggaccaagatacgcctctcccatcgacgaagtcggagaagaactacatatccaccacctccggaccaacatcttcgctccagaagaaccacctcgccccggcccccagcgtcgtcgtggacaacgacaaacgctagtgacacgtcgagaaacagatctcgccagatctgaagaacggcgagaagaccaagctgtcgacctgaaagatcgacaagcacactttgccaacaactccgagacaccgccgtgaaggtcgccgccggtgtgggagtggagttgtggCAAATTTACttgcccgggcgccgctcccaccaccccaacgacgcaccacagCAGACAAGACCTAACTACAAAACGGAGGAGGAACgaggtcccctccccctcctgccgccggagcggcaagcaGAGGGAGAGGGATCCAGATCttacgccggtggagatgggatctGGCTACCCGCCCGCCTGGGAGAGAGAGCAGGGGCAAAACGGTCACCTTTGATTTTCTTGGGGTAACTTTGGCGTCATCTTTCTTTTCAACAGTTGCACTGTCTTTATCGATCTGATGGTGTAGGGTGCCTATGGTTGGCAACTATTACCTCCCCAaatataaaccattttataaagtTAGTTTAGCTTTCTAAAACAAGTTTATATTCTGAAGTGAAGATAGTTTATGATACTTGCAGTAGATTTGTTTGTTATAGAGATACACTCAAGTCACCAAGAATTACTAAGCTTGATTTACCCAACACCAGGCTCAAAGTATCCGTACTCTTGCATGGATTTGAACCATTTGATGCACACAATATCATTTCTCTTGCCAAGACATAGTACCATTGTTGTTACAATGTGAAACCATGCATTCCAGAATTCTCTATTAGACTTAGAGCCTATTGTCAGGATATTAATGAAACCTAAAATAGACACAAACACATACATATACTTTCAGTTCATTTGGGTGGCACAAATTAATCTATGAAGgcatgtgtggtgacccggcataccactgcatggtgtagtatgcaagtctgatataacaccaatgaaacaccgttccactagtattatatcgctcagagtggtacaacagaaacatatgcgggtccaaggcatgtctatagaattacaacattgactccgttacataagatcatcacagcctcctactttacaatgaggtaaaactgcaaataacttcagaagaacgactcgtagactagtcttatcacgaactctatttgtagagtatttaactagctacagaggctatgaatagattctagctaaataggagctaaatttaggaagctagttcctttctattgctaatctaggtttctccttgttggatgtggtatctgcctcttctgacaggttcctgttccttgaagtagttgttgactcctcggtcttcgtgttgcactgtagatcctccttcggtgcctccatatctaagcagaggatttaagagtgggatgagtacgagcgtactcaacaagttcattataggaaagaggtgtttaatgcactagctacgacattagaccagaaagtctaataccaatgcaagttttcataaccatttcttcaagaggttgcttttattcgaagaactatgtccgtcagccttcaccggtttactagaacttcatggagttcctttccggccgcgttcgcagctccatatcccgaacagggagtgacaggtcatggttctttacactctgcagaggtgtgttgctttacccataagagatcttaaccttggtgccaaccgagtctagttctcgtccacacttcctttggtgtgagacccggtataaggtctagccaatcatgttcctccgctacctcgaacacccaccctttgttgcataccccgaccctgggtcctcgccggtcccattattcccactcacgggtggaccccgaccacgacaacagtttgggactcgttaaccaaactccttcgccggtagctgcaacccatcatagaccgcaataccgtggggacttaaggcttccccagcctaccgcttgttcttcgagcgacaagtgtctacggactatgccgtggggacttaaggcttccccagcctaccgcttgccctgaaagatacaagtgtctacggtaaagcgcatccgttgatgaaacagaggtggaaacacttttgactactccgtcccactccggatcttatggttaacacgggtgttacggcacaagaatcactggacgacatttgttgtttaatcctagatggatataaacccttgcaatggaacctccaccatgtcaacacaatccatggttccattgcccaccacatagtcatattcatagttgtgaaaatagtggttttggtttttatgcaatagtgataatcatagtactttgcaagtaatttgataaagatactcaaatgacatgagcaagcgatgaacttgcctttcttgactgcaagattatgcaggcaaggtcttcgatacgcaataactccaaattctgaaatagcatcatcgtccggtaaggacgatgtttaaaagattggcaaggatgcaataatgcataagtatgagatgcagtcgctctaagcgtgatctaaccctgatgacttaggatcagtgagttgtaatgattggtttagggtgtgttgcacttttagagtgatttgcaaacaaggttcttatttagggttgtgttgttttagaatcataagcaggtgataaaatgcatagtaacaatcatatacaTCAAGTAATAGTGGTTgtgtaataagtaaagagcagttgtcaattttaagtcctgatagtgtatggttgatgattatttgttatatatttcatgagaataacttttgaagaacatgttctttaataaagaacaagtataacaatcagggttgtggagttttatggggttctatggttctaattggtttctggaataagtagtagatggatcacaacatagttggattcatcagcaactaggcttgtttggttttacttaagcataagcaacttaagcaattagttaCACATGGGTACTATCAGGGTTGGTTATAGCTTACTGGTGATagatggctagggtttataggttcttataagcagggttgatgatggttctcggtttacttcaaaagaatgacttttgaagaacatacttcttaaataataagaagtatatcaattaggttgaggttgtttaggttggttatttaattccctaagtaaagaagggttggttcctaaatatgatgtttgataattatctaacactagtagggtttagtggaatatggttaggtaatgctcaagatttggtatagttgctcctgaggttcatcacattagtGTGATGCTAAGAATGGATGGTTAAGGAGGGTGGTCTAGGGACTAGGAACCagggttttacacttggttgatcctactagatcaaccagttttatttagatgaggaCATACCATAGcaattaactagtgatagggatattacattttatgtggtcctgGTAATTATTTAATTGCTATTATTGTTCTATGATTTGGAAGTAGGTACCATGAtcgcatgttctaacctaggtatTAGTTTTAGAAGCAATCtatggttcacatgtaataatggaactagggtttaaatggcattagggttttaggattacacatgaaatgatgagttcctagttttctaccatatggactaAGGTGGCATAATTATTATttagttcataagttaataacttcattagtaaatttgaagttattagtaactttgaaataataatgttggatttggtattttattaattttcaataattaataattaaggtaattattaatcagggtttaaattccaataataaggatttaacaaattaatcaaataaagaaaattagctttaatgttttctttatttccttactggtttttatttattttagaaggttttcctaattattgaattttgatAGTATTAAAAGTTAAAGGAAAAtgcttaattaataagtattaaataattgaatttttattaaaaataaaaatttcatattatatttttattggatagagttttcttttagaagaattttgatatcttattttgatttttctgagcttttatgaattttctacaattatttgaagttgcaacaaatttctggaattaaatttaaatgaACAAAACTTTGGTTACCGTGGCAGAACCTAACCCTAGTCACTGACCCGTGGGGCCAAGGCCACGTAGGCTGCCACGCCAGCGGCGATGGTTCAAGGTTGACCAGACGAGTTGACCACgtcgacgtttaaacgccggtggtcatctggggacggcgccgccgatttacggcctccccaTATGCGTGTCTATGCTCTAACGAACCCTCTCGACAAGGCAAACCTTGTGGTGGTGTTGGCCTCTCGAGAAACGCAcaggagcatcgccggagatcaTGTCTGCGGCGGCGCAGCTCCGGCCAAGTGTGAAAATGGAGCTATGGTGGACCATTTGATGCAATTTAAAGTGCTATGGTTGCGTATTCATACCCTGGTTCTGATGAGGTGGTCGGCGACGACTATTATGGACGGAGACGAGCTCAATTTCTTGTTTACCCGAGATGAACTGCGAAAGGGAATCGCGGAATTGGCATCCCTCGCTGCTCCTCCGGATGCTATCTTCCACCAGGAAACTCTTCTCGACAAGGCGCATCTCCTGGACCTCCGCACGAGTGCTGGGGTGGCTCCCCTCGTCGGCTTCTCCTCCGACTCCGGCGGCCAGTACGTGGGAATGGTGAGGGCTACAGAGAGATTAAGAGGATTTGGGATGGcggagatgaacaaggacaacacGGAGGTCCTCCTGGTGACTTTATAGACCACGAGGTGGTCAGGAACGACGGCGAGCGTCGGTGATGAGCGGCCAGGATACGGTGGAGATATGGTTTGGTGTTTTCGCTGCCCGAATCTTGAAGTTCTGACTAGCTACGGATTCCACGGCCATGCACTAGGGTTCTGGGGCGAGGCTGGCATCCGGCTGGTGCTTATCGGCGACGGGGATGTGGCCGGCGAAGTCGATCACGGCGTCCCGTGGCGTCCatgcgaggaagacgaagaccacgtCCTCTCGCACGTTTTTTAAAGCAGTGAACGGTATGGTTATTTTGGTTGGGCTGTGTTGGGCTGGGGTTGTTGGGCTCGTTCGGGCTGTGCTGGCCTGGTTCGGTCTGGTAGGCCCAGGTGaggcttttcttcttttttctcttttatttattttctgttttgtatgtcTCTTttgatttctgttttttttaattcaaatttcaatcATTCTGTTTTGCAGGTGTTTGACAATTGGTCTTTTATAAAGACTAATAAAAGTATTATGGTAATACTCaattgttttgattaaacatttcacatatgtgagctttattacaaattgtaattaatCATGAGTTTATgccctcattttaatttcctttttcttgtgtaatcaaatctatttgaattattagggttgataatttctactctaagtgttttagaatttatcattagagtttgagctcttaattgagaatttagttccctgcatatgattttatgtgatcctctatttattaagatcttgtaattttgattatcactctatgtcaaggttagcactagtattatatcttaatagtactttgaattacctagagtagacattaCTCTTCTCATGGTTGGACTTTGGTTAAAAGGTAAGTGATTGTAAATCCCACTTATGGTTCTAATTATTTTACATAGCACaaggttaatcttaggttcataattgaaaactaagatatagtttgtgagcaatttctaaggttctaatgagattcacctaatggcaattggtttgaatctcatctatggcctggtttgtattatgatcaccatagtgatacataaactagggttgaggtttaattctaggttgtgagatgagatgacaccatattgcatgtgctagggttaatctcccctaaccatgataaggtggtggcttaattaacattttatgttctcctttagttacaaagatattgagaattggttttatcttctaccaattaacttctattactatcctcaatttatcattagagtaactaaagttgttatagttctttttatagttaactttggtaacatggatggatggtttctcaccatattaaatatggagttttactctaagattttcttaggttctttattttatgaaatatagatatggtaggattctacttatgagcaccaaatggttcacaagttaaggttgggatataagcctggatttgattactagtgatcttcctataatttcatgtgaggATGAGATCTATCAACTCTAGTAGAGTTTAACTtaccctcacatacctcaagagaatgatcatggattagtcatgatcaacttgttcttaatatctttaactcaatttcttagggtttatgatcattactcaatttataatgatcaaggtttggattcctaaagtatttctaatggaagggtttattctagggtttatggtgtattcaccatatcttaatagatatcaagtctaaaactccacttggttatcttggttgaattaatctcctccttactttatcaattcatggatatggtattattccatgtgatattaggttatctcaccactccaagggaaatggtttacaacctaatattttagttcaaaggctgtcctttattcttaaatagacagagctaggattagtatgaatggtccctctcatttgggaatgacttgaataatactctagggttcctcttgaagatgatgttgtgatcatatggttatttatatccaaggtttgcctcaaggtttatCATGGCTTCTCTAaacaaaataggactctcacctctctagtttgatgtataataatttgaaatAGAGGAGAATTATATTTCTTAGttagatctccttgtcttgtttccaagattaaagtagaatgggtatcatagggtttatggtaGGAGCTTGGAttaatttaagacatggagaagataagtgaagaatagtttctccaattattgttacttaatttccaattaattgtaggttcatatgttatggcgaggaattccatgttatgatcttttataagatcaagcaattgatcattg contains:
- the LOC124664503 gene encoding E3 ubiquitin-protein ligase SINA-like 10 — its product is MAGQEKRLSPPTPAVNGEHGAKKARAQALVPVVKQEPRQGVEREEGEVANAAAAVAMAASTEALVALAPGPPALIDVRFEVALLHCKVCLLPLKPPVFKCESGHVLCCYCRGGHVEVCGRADIHCGGMDAFICAAKVPCSYKGFGCEQYVVYHQAEQHKRACQHAPCLCPELGCGFLGTPPALIDHFAAVHSRPIIAVRYGRPWNLSLPLAQRWHVVVGQENQSVFLVTLGELGAAATAVSLVCVRADGAAAATGAPQFWCKLSVEHPGGDKDKVVLMASAVGSSTLSSGAPVPGQGMFLAVPQELMSVDTLAISVRIDQVQPVVDAAAAAKAIPPPPARTTRRFH